One window from the genome of Malus domestica chromosome 01, GDT2T_hap1 encodes:
- the LOC103456062 gene encoding ribulose bisphosphate carboxylase/oxygenase activase, chloroplastic (The RefSeq protein has 2 substitutions compared to this genomic sequence), with product MATAVSTIGSVNRAPPNLNGSSSSASVPSSTFLGSSLKKVNSRFTNSKVSSGSLRIVASVDEDKQTDKDRWKGLAFDTSDDQQDITRGKGKVDSLFQAPQGSGTHFAIMSSYEYISTGLRQYNFDNNMDGYYIAPAFMDKLVVHITKNFMTLPNMKVPLILGIWGGKGQGKSFQCELVFAKMRISPIMMSAGELESGNAGEPAKLIRQRYREAADIIRKGKMCALFINDLDAGAGRLGGTTQYTVNNQMVNATLMNIADNPTNVQLPGMYNKEENPRVPIIVTGNDFSTLYAPLIRDGRMEKFYWAPTREDRIGVCIGIFRSDNVAKEDIVKLVDTFPGQSIDFFGALRARVYDDEVRKWITGVGVDSIGKKLVNSKEGPPTFEQPKMTIEKLLEYGNMLVQEQENVKRVQLADKYLSEAALGDANSDAMNTGTFYG from the exons ATGGCCACTGCTGTCTCTACCATTGGATCTGTCAACAGAGCACCG CCGAACCTGAATGGCTCTAGCAGCAGTGCTTCAGTTCCAAGCTCAACCTTTTTGGGAAGCAGCTTGAAGAAAGTGAACTCAAGGTTCACGAACTCCAAGGTTTCCTCCGGGAGTCTCAGGATTGTCGCGAGTGTGGACGAAGATAAGCAGACCGACAAGGACAGATGGAAAGGCCTTGCCTTCGACACCTCCGACGACCAACAAGACATCACAAGAGGAAAGGGTAAGGTGGACTCCCTCTTCCAGGCACCTCAAGGATCAGGAACTCACTTTGCCATCATGAGCTCTTATGAATACATCAGCACGGGGCTTCGCCA GTACAACTTTGACAATAACATGGACGGTTATTATATTGCTCCCGCTTTTATGGACAAGCTTGTTGTTCACATCACCAAGAACTTCATGACCCTTCCTAACATCAAG GTTCCTCTCATCTTGGGTATTTGGGGAGGCAAAGGTCAGGGCAAGTCTTTCCAGTGCGAGCTTGTCTTTGCCAAGATGGGAATCAG CCCTATCATGATGAGTGCCGGAGAATTGGAAAGTGGAAACGCAGGAGAACCCGCGAAGCTGATCAGGCAAAGGTACCGTGAAGCAGCCGACATAATCAGGAAGGGTAAAATGTGTGCACTCTTCATCAACGATCTTGATGCAGGAGCTGGTCGGCTTGGTGGAACCACCCAATACACTGTCAACAACCAAATGGTGAATGCCACCCTCATGAACATTGCTGATAACCCGACAAACGTCCAGCTTCCAGGTATGTACAACAAGGAGGAGAACCCCCGTGTCCCAATCATTGTCACCGGTAACGATTTCTCAACATTGTACGCTCCTCTCATCCGTGACGGTCGTATGGAGAAGTTCTACTGGGCTCCCACCCGCGAAGATCGTATTGGAGTCTGCATTGGGATCTTCAGGAGTGACAATGTTGCTAAGGAAGACATTGTCAAGCTTGTTGACACCTTCCCAGGCCAATCTATTG ATTTCTTTGGTGCCTTGAGGGCTAGGGTTTACGACGATGAAGTGAGGAAGTGGATTACGGGTGTTGGCGTGGATAGCATTGGGAAGAAGCTTGTGAACTCAAAGGAAGGACCCCCAACTTTCGAGCAGCCGAAGATGACTATCGAAAAGCTCCTCGAGTACGGAAACATGCTTGTCCAAGAGCAAGAGAATGTGAAGAGAGTTCAATTGGCTGATAAGTACTTGAGCGAGGCTGCTCTTGGTGATGCTAACTCAGATGCTATGAATACAGGAACTTTCTATGGTTAG